One region of Oncorhynchus nerka isolate Pitt River linkage group LG22, Oner_Uvic_2.0, whole genome shotgun sequence genomic DNA includes:
- the nxnl2 gene encoding nucleoredoxin-like protein 2, translating into MVEVFVGKTLLNKEGDLIDPEETLRNKVVGIYFSAGWCPPCRDFTPILCDFYTELVEESKPPAQFEIVFISSDKSSDDMVEYYHDMHGDWLALPWTDQYKHDLKNRFKITAVPKLVIVKENGDVITDKGRKQIRDQGLACFRSWLEVAEVFQNFKAS; encoded by the exons ATGGTGGAGGTTTTTGTTGGGAAAACTCTGCTCAATAAAGAAGGGGATCTTATTGATCCAGAGGAAACTCTCAGGAATAAAGTAGTAGGAATATATTTTTCTGCCGGCTGGTGCCCGCCTTGTCGAGATTTCACCCCTATTCTATGCGATTTTTACACGGAACTTGTCGAGGAGAGCAAGCCACCTGCACAGTTCGAAATAGTTTTCATATCTTCTGACAAGTCAAGTGATGATATGGTGGAATATTATCATGACATGCACGGAGACTGGCTGGCCCTGCCATGGACGGATCAATACAAACA TGATCTCAAGAACAGGTTCAAAATCACAGCAGTCCCCAAGCTGGTGATTGTGAAGGAGAATGGAGACGTGATCACAGACAAAGGCAGGAAACAGATCCGGGACCAGGGCCTGGCCTGCTTCAGGAGCTGGCTTGAGGTGGCCGAAGTCTTCCAGAACTTTAAAGCTTCCTAG